A genome region from Neptunomonas japonica JAMM 1380 includes the following:
- a CDS encoding RES family NAD+ phosphorylase, with translation MVNINELPVLPSKEIKSYRLINSKFPPVSLFDDVADVNEFESLYALQALTNPRLKNEVGDLQLIPRTEIPFGIHGCSYATAPFTHVNPNGSRFSDGSFGVLYVADCIETAIAEVQYHQQAYWSNVPELSYERFVFRGLICQFNEVGIVDGLVLPPTDAIYSSKNYTQARELGTTIKLGGSAGIRYHSVRRKGAICWGLMTPLQVSSIHQAAHYEMVWNGTITGVSKLSTTL, from the coding sequence GTGGTAAACATTAATGAGTTACCTGTTTTACCTAGCAAAGAAATTAAAAGTTATCGATTAATTAATTCTAAATTTCCTCCTGTCAGTTTGTTTGATGATGTTGCTGATGTAAACGAATTTGAAAGCCTCTATGCGCTACAAGCCCTGACTAATCCGCGCCTTAAAAACGAAGTAGGAGACTTGCAGCTGATTCCTCGTACTGAAATTCCGTTTGGTATTCATGGATGCTCATACGCTACCGCCCCCTTCACTCACGTTAACCCAAACGGTTCTCGATTCAGCGATGGCTCATTTGGTGTTTTGTATGTCGCCGACTGCATAGAAACGGCTATTGCAGAAGTGCAATACCATCAGCAAGCCTATTGGAGTAATGTGCCTGAACTCTCTTATGAACGTTTTGTTTTTCGGGGACTTATTTGCCAATTTAACGAAGTGGGAATAGTAGATGGCTTGGTTCTACCTCCAACTGATGCTATTTACTCATCTAAAAATTACACGCAAGCACGTGAGTTAGGTACAACGATTAAATTAGGGGGTAGCGCTGGCATTCGCTATCACTCAGTACGACGCAAGGGCGCTATCTGCTGGGGGTTAATGACACCCCTACAAGTAAGCTCCATACATCAAGCAGCACATTATGAGATGGTATGGAACGGTACAATTACCGGAGTAAGTAAGCTTTCAACGACATTATGA
- a CDS encoding DUF4197 domain-containing protein produces MRKLTMTTLLLSAAIATSSHAGWSDLVESVKKTGGELIKQPATSNSGVSSASLSSETLINGLREALVIGSERAIKLISAEGGFLNDPQIRVPMPVGLDQLAGPLRKFGMSEQVDQFEQSINRAAERAAPQATAILVDNIKSMSFEDARKIYEGSDDAATQYFREKAGPQIAALFKPEVDGALGEVGATKYYNTLAAQAADLPVIGKQVDSDLTTHVTNAALDGLFLKLAAEEKLIRENPAARSTELLKKLWTN; encoded by the coding sequence ATGCGTAAGTTAACAATGACTACCCTACTGCTTAGTGCAGCCATCGCAACTAGCAGCCATGCCGGCTGGAGCGATTTAGTTGAAAGTGTGAAAAAAACAGGGGGTGAGTTAATTAAACAACCCGCAACAAGTAATTCAGGGGTTAGTAGCGCATCATTATCATCCGAGACGCTTATTAATGGCTTAAGAGAAGCCTTGGTTATAGGTAGCGAGCGTGCTATCAAGCTTATTTCTGCCGAAGGCGGATTTCTTAATGATCCGCAAATCCGCGTGCCTATGCCTGTAGGTCTAGATCAATTAGCAGGACCATTGCGCAAATTTGGTATGAGTGAACAAGTCGATCAATTTGAGCAATCTATTAACCGTGCTGCTGAACGTGCTGCGCCACAAGCAACGGCTATTTTAGTTGATAACATCAAGAGTATGAGCTTTGAAGATGCTCGTAAAATTTATGAAGGCTCTGATGATGCGGCTACTCAATACTTTCGTGAAAAGGCTGGCCCGCAAATAGCTGCTTTATTTAAGCCAGAGGTTGATGGTGCCTTAGGTGAAGTGGGCGCAACTAAATATTACAATACGCTTGCGGCACAAGCGGCAGATCTACCGGTTATAGGTAAACAAGTTGATAGCGATCTTACCACTCATGTCACTAATGCCGCTTTGGATGGGTTGTTTCTAAAATTAGCCGCTGAAGAAAAGTTGATTCGTGAGAATCCAGCAGCACGCTCAACCGAGTTGCTGAAAAAGCTTTGGACCAATTGA
- a CDS encoding cyanophycin synthetase: protein MQNIKKIIYSWVSQRYMNGCSSYNNLDVRKSCRSKEQARAVFSQGNVPHAKGQIFLNPMTAHRFAKTHGFPLVIKPNVSGYSRGSYFPINSFTELWKAIFLAKIWWPTTVVEQYLKGHNYRVVAIKGELMSVIERYPPTITGDGIHTISELIDEENAIRKAMDLHPCIYPIEKNEQTINYLKKSKYTLESIPPKGEDVILFYRISLAPGGTVRTIDQDTIPEDNKQLFLDVLRMFDANILGIDVIFEKGIEHSFHDQKCIFLEVNSRPYLKMHDYPRYGKKEDLSPYYNKLNQIEISNADIY from the coding sequence ATGCAAAATATAAAAAAGATAATTTATAGCTGGGTAAGCCAGCGTTATATGAACGGCTGTAGTAGCTACAATAATTTAGACGTAAGAAAAAGCTGTCGCTCTAAAGAACAAGCTCGTGCTGTCTTTAGCCAAGGTAACGTCCCTCACGCTAAAGGGCAGATATTCTTAAACCCTATGACTGCACATCGTTTTGCTAAAACACACGGGTTTCCTTTAGTTATTAAGCCAAATGTCAGCGGTTACTCTCGTGGTAGTTACTTTCCTATCAACAGCTTTACTGAGTTATGGAAAGCTATTTTCCTCGCAAAAATTTGGTGGCCTACCACGGTAGTTGAGCAGTATTTAAAAGGCCACAACTACCGAGTCGTCGCTATCAAAGGCGAGTTGATGTCAGTGATTGAGCGTTATCCGCCGACTATTACAGGTGATGGGATACATACGATTAGCGAACTTATTGACGAAGAGAATGCCATTCGTAAAGCTATGGATCTACACCCTTGTATTTATCCAATAGAAAAGAACGAGCAAACCATCAATTATTTGAAAAAGAGCAAGTATACGCTTGAGAGTATTCCACCAAAAGGCGAAGACGTCATACTCTTTTATCGTATATCGTTAGCTCCAGGCGGCACTGTCCGCACTATTGACCAAGACACCATCCCTGAAGACAACAAGCAGCTGTTTTTAGATGTGTTGCGCATGTTTGATGCAAACATACTGGGTATTGATGTTATTTTTGAAAAGGGTATTGAACATTCGTTTCATGACCAAAAGTGTATTTTTCTGGAAGTGAATTCACGTCCTTATTTGAAGATGCATGATTATCCTCGCTACGGCAAAAAAGAAGATTTGAGTCCTTATTACAATAAGCTCAATCAAATCGAAATTAGTAACGCAGATATTTACTAA
- a CDS encoding antitoxin Xre-like helix-turn-helix domain-containing protein, with amino-acid sequence MLNLPLPSFDKAAAATGLKAAVTILDKWGASGEQGEAILRVSHSTYARAKKKDVMQAINLDRDQVTRISFILNIHAALRIVFDNPENLYGFMKMINHNPFFAGRSPLEVMGNGDFVSVYETFRRIDSMRGSQW; translated from the coding sequence ATGTTAAATCTACCATTACCTTCATTTGATAAAGCCGCTGCTGCTACGGGTTTAAAAGCCGCTGTTACAATTTTAGATAAATGGGGGGCTAGTGGAGAACAAGGAGAGGCTATTTTACGCGTCTCACACAGCACTTATGCTCGAGCTAAAAAGAAAGATGTCATGCAAGCAATCAACCTAGATCGTGATCAGGTTACCCGCATCAGCTTTATTTTAAATATTCATGCGGCATTACGTATTGTGTTTGATAACCCTGAAAACCTATACGGATTTATGAAGATGATTAACCACAACCCTTTCTTTGCAGGACGCTCTCCTCTAGAAGTAATGGGAAATGGTGACTTCGTCTCTGTTTACGAAACCTTTCGAAGAATAGACAGTATGCGAGGTAGCCAGTGGTAA
- a CDS encoding YHS domain-containing (seleno)protein: MTNLLSYKKIWGSVVATILMIFSLQVSAKPPIYTSYFSDLAVAGYDTVAYFTESKPIKGNKRFVTEYKGAEWRFKNADNLAAFKATPEKYAPQYGGYCAWAVANNDTAKGDPLQWTVHNGKLYLNYDAKVQSKWLKDKQSFISSADKNWPNVIK, from the coding sequence ATGACTAATCTACTTTCATATAAAAAAATATGGGGCTCAGTAGTTGCAACAATATTGATGATTTTTTCTTTGCAGGTAAGTGCAAAGCCCCCTATTTATACATCGTACTTCAGTGACCTAGCTGTAGCAGGTTACGATACCGTTGCTTACTTTACTGAAAGCAAGCCCATAAAAGGTAATAAGCGTTTTGTAACTGAATATAAGGGTGCTGAGTGGCGTTTCAAAAATGCTGATAATCTAGCGGCTTTTAAAGCCACTCCTGAAAAATACGCACCACAATATGGTGGCTACTGTGCATGGGCTGTTGCAAATAATGATACCGCGAAAGGCGACCCTCTTCAGTGGACTGTTCATAATGGAAAACTTTATCTTAACTACGATGCTAAAGTTCAATCCAAATGGCTGAAAGATAAACAAAGTTTTATTAGCTCTGCTGACAAAAATTGGCCTAACGTTATTAAGTAA
- a CDS encoding cytochrome P460 family protein, whose translation MKPSIYLKAGLFLSISGLIVACASAPDYSGNTDSRWANFKNWTKITENRTSTGDPTGFVSTVHKGRDGYRDVYVNDIGLAVIQGTAPYNYPAGTVIVKEQFDDLAAFEAQKPTDLTIMVKLRNGATPDAKNWGWVAGYNAKLEETNAFCSGCHSIATQNDFVFTNEDFLKQHY comes from the coding sequence ATGAAACCCAGTATCTATCTCAAAGCAGGCTTATTTCTATCCATCAGCGGCTTAATTGTTGCTTGCGCTTCTGCACCGGACTATTCCGGCAATACTGATAGCCGATGGGCTAATTTTAAAAACTGGACAAAAATCACAGAAAACCGAACCAGTACTGGGGACCCTACTGGTTTTGTAAGCACTGTGCATAAAGGCCGTGACGGTTACCGAGATGTTTATGTAAACGATATTGGTTTAGCTGTTATCCAAGGCACTGCGCCTTATAACTACCCTGCGGGAACAGTGATTGTAAAAGAACAGTTTGATGACCTTGCAGCTTTTGAAGCACAAAAGCCTACAGATTTAACCATTATGGTTAAATTACGAAACGGTGCGACACCTGATGCTAAAAACTGGGGCTGGGTCGCAGGTTACAACGCCAAGTTAGAAGAAACCAACGCTTTTTGTAGCGGTTGCCATTCTATTGCTACACAGAATGATTTTGTATTTACAAACGAAGACTTCTTAAAGCAGCATTATTAG
- a CDS encoding thioesterase family protein, translating to MLTTQYPPVPESYCDYNGHLNEGYYLVMLSLATDTILDAAGLDEAHRAKHQFSAFTVQNNLRYFKEVRQGQKVIAHSQLLSSDRKRLRIWHELRNEEGTETLAAIECLLVGVDMQTRHSATWPEPIRVAIQALQERHADIEWPKGAGNSIAMPEQGCSA from the coding sequence ATGTTGACCACCCAGTACCCTCCTGTTCCAGAAAGCTATTGCGATTATAACGGGCATCTTAATGAAGGTTATTACCTTGTTATGCTTTCATTAGCAACCGATACCATTTTGGATGCTGCTGGCCTGGATGAAGCGCATAGAGCTAAACATCAATTTAGTGCTTTTACTGTGCAAAACAACTTACGTTATTTTAAAGAAGTTCGCCAAGGCCAAAAGGTCATTGCTCATTCTCAATTACTATCGAGTGATAGGAAACGTTTACGTATATGGCATGAACTACGTAATGAAGAAGGTACTGAAACCCTAGCGGCTATTGAATGTTTATTGGTTGGTGTCGATATGCAGACCCGACACAGTGCCACATGGCCTGAGCCAATACGTGTCGCAATACAAGCATTACAAGAAAGGCATGCCGATATTGAATGGCCCAAAGGTGCTGGCAATTCAATTGCTATGCCTGAACAAGGCTGCTCTGCATAG
- a CDS encoding ion transporter codes for MNIDNLQSRFYSLRHNRFFELFVVGVILFSALVIGAKTYDIPDNVLMIIGWLDVGITLFFLIEVSVRFIGEPQKRNFFKNAWNVFDTLIVIVSLIPVEDSELALVGRLIRIFRVLRMVSIVPELRLLLNSLLKALPQLGYVILLMFIIFYIYAAVGASFFASINATLWGDISISMLTLFRVMTFEDWTDVMYETMAVYSFSWIYYLSFIFLTTFAFLNMVIGIVVNVMEEEHAIEAREQALADGEPTIQDLSNQIKELKEILKNR; via the coding sequence ATGAATATTGATAATCTACAGTCTCGTTTTTACTCATTACGTCATAACCGATTTTTTGAGCTATTTGTTGTTGGTGTCATCTTGTTTTCTGCACTCGTTATCGGTGCCAAAACTTATGATATTCCCGACAACGTTCTGATGATCATCGGCTGGCTCGATGTGGGTATTACACTCTTTTTTCTGATCGAGGTGTCTGTTCGCTTTATTGGTGAGCCGCAAAAACGGAACTTTTTCAAAAATGCATGGAATGTCTTTGATACGCTTATCGTTATAGTAAGCTTAATACCGGTTGAAGACAGCGAACTCGCCCTGGTTGGTCGCTTAATACGCATATTTCGTGTCTTACGTATGGTATCCATTGTTCCTGAGTTGCGTTTATTACTGAATTCACTTCTTAAGGCATTACCGCAGTTGGGTTATGTCATCCTACTGATGTTTATCATCTTCTATATTTACGCTGCGGTAGGTGCATCATTTTTCGCGTCGATTAATGCCACATTGTGGGGCGATATCTCTATATCTATGCTGACATTGTTTCGTGTTATGACATTTGAGGACTGGACGGATGTGATGTATGAAACAATGGCTGTGTATTCATTTAGCTGGATTTATTATCTTTCGTTTATATTCCTCACAACCTTTGCGTTTTTAAACATGGTCATTGGTATTGTTGTCAACGTAATGGAAGAAGAGCATGCGATAGAAGCAAGGGAGCAAGCATTGGCCGATGGTGAACCAACCATTCAAGATTTATCTAATCAAATAAAAGAGCTCAAAGAGATACTGAAAAACAGATAA
- a CDS encoding YHS domain-containing (seleno)protein codes for MKKYLIVLALLFTSFSSFADEPVSKSYWGSKAIGGHDTVEYHSDDVRTQHKEVAGNKRFVVEWNNAQWLFASQASADKFAADPERYRPLYNGFCSNALSLGEGLISTDGTVWEFFGDNLHLFYAERGRERWLEGDWKAYKIEADNAWKTLRAQ; via the coding sequence ATGAAAAAGTATTTAATAGTGCTCGCTTTACTTTTTACTAGTTTCAGCAGTTTTGCTGATGAGCCCGTAAGTAAGAGTTATTGGGGCTCAAAAGCAATCGGAGGGCACGATACAGTTGAATATCACTCTGATGATGTTAGAACTCAACATAAGGAAGTCGCAGGCAATAAACGCTTTGTGGTTGAGTGGAATAACGCACAATGGTTATTTGCATCCCAAGCCTCTGCCGATAAATTTGCAGCAGATCCTGAACGCTACCGCCCTTTGTATAACGGCTTTTGCTCTAATGCGCTTAGCCTGGGCGAAGGTTTAATTTCTACCGATGGGACGGTATGGGAATTTTTTGGTGACAACCTGCATCTTTTTTATGCTGAAAGAGGCCGCGAACGTTGGCTCGAAGGCGATTGGAAGGCGTATAAAATAGAAGCAGATAACGCCTGGAAAACACTTCGAGCACAATAA
- a CDS encoding propionyl-CoA synthetase: protein MNLQAQRARAMSYQAEYKKSIETPELFWGEKAEDIHWFKKPQKILSKDENGISRWFADGELNTAYLALDFHVENGRAEQDALVFDSPVTDTKIRYTYKELRDEVAKFAGILKAQGVAKGDRVVIYMPMIPEAVIAMLGVARLGAIHSVVFGGFAPQELAVRIDDAEPKVVVTASCGIEIKKVLPYKPLLDEAIEKSAHKPSSCIVFQRPQVTAELIADRDIDWATAMKTAEPADCVPVKGTDPLYILYTSGTTGKPKGVVRDNGGHAVALKYSMKSIYNMEAGEVFWAASDVGWVVGHSYIVYAPLLAGCTTVVFEGKPIKTPDAGAFWRVCEEYKVKSLFAAPTAFRAIRKEDPDSELLKPYDLSHLKAIFMAGERLDPPTYTWTTETLGKPVIDHWWQTETGWAICGNLTGVEMKEPKAGSSTLPMPGFNVQIVDSEGNELPAGEQGNIAMKLPLPPSCLPTVWGDHERFRTGYLAEFPGYYSTGDGGYKDDEGYVFIMGRTDDVINVAGHRLSTGEMEEIVASHPAVAECCVIGVNDPLKGQQPIGLVLLKNGIELDEKELETELVAMVRKDIGAVACFRKAMVVQRLPKTRSGKILRKLLRQIADGSGYSVPSTIDDPASLPEIEEILTNHGLVSSQ, encoded by the coding sequence ATTAACTTACAAGCACAAAGGGCCCGCGCTATGTCCTACCAAGCAGAATATAAAAAATCGATAGAAACTCCAGAGCTGTTTTGGGGTGAAAAAGCAGAAGACATCCATTGGTTTAAAAAGCCACAAAAGATTCTCAGTAAAGATGAAAATGGTATCAGTCGTTGGTTCGCTGATGGGGAGCTTAACACCGCTTATCTAGCGTTGGATTTTCACGTTGAAAACGGACGTGCCGAACAAGATGCATTAGTCTTTGATTCTCCTGTTACGGATACAAAGATTCGTTATACCTATAAAGAATTGCGTGATGAAGTTGCAAAGTTTGCAGGTATTCTTAAAGCTCAAGGCGTAGCTAAAGGTGATCGTGTTGTCATCTATATGCCAATGATCCCAGAAGCTGTTATTGCCATGCTTGGTGTAGCACGCTTAGGTGCTATTCACTCTGTAGTATTCGGCGGTTTTGCCCCACAAGAACTAGCTGTACGTATAGATGATGCAGAGCCAAAAGTAGTTGTCACCGCGTCGTGCGGCATCGAAATTAAAAAAGTACTGCCTTATAAACCATTGCTTGATGAAGCAATAGAAAAATCAGCACACAAACCAAGTAGCTGTATCGTATTTCAGCGCCCACAAGTAACTGCTGAATTAATTGCTGACCGTGATATTGACTGGGCTACAGCAATGAAAACTGCTGAACCTGCGGATTGCGTTCCTGTTAAAGGTACAGATCCTCTCTATATTCTTTATACATCTGGAACTACGGGCAAGCCAAAAGGTGTTGTTCGTGATAATGGTGGACATGCTGTTGCGCTTAAATACAGCATGAAATCTATTTATAATATGGAAGCGGGTGAGGTTTTCTGGGCAGCATCAGATGTAGGCTGGGTTGTTGGTCACTCTTATATTGTTTATGCACCATTATTAGCGGGTTGTACTACTGTCGTTTTCGAAGGCAAGCCAATTAAAACACCAGATGCTGGTGCATTCTGGCGCGTATGCGAAGAATACAAAGTAAAATCTTTGTTTGCTGCACCTACTGCATTTCGTGCAATTCGCAAAGAAGATCCTGATTCAGAGCTATTAAAGCCATACGATCTATCTCATTTGAAAGCTATTTTCATGGCAGGTGAGCGACTAGACCCTCCAACATACACTTGGACGACAGAAACTCTGGGTAAACCCGTTATTGATCACTGGTGGCAAACCGAAACAGGTTGGGCTATTTGCGGTAACTTAACAGGTGTTGAGATGAAAGAGCCCAAAGCAGGCTCATCGACACTGCCTATGCCTGGTTTCAACGTACAAATCGTTGATTCCGAGGGTAATGAACTACCTGCAGGTGAGCAAGGCAACATTGCAATGAAGCTTCCGCTACCTCCAAGCTGCTTGCCAACTGTGTGGGGAGACCATGAACGTTTCCGTACAGGGTATCTAGCTGAGTTCCCAGGTTACTATTCAACGGGTGATGGCGGATATAAAGACGATGAAGGCTATGTATTCATCATGGGCCGCACCGATGATGTAATCAATGTAGCGGGGCACCGCCTGTCTACAGGTGAGATGGAAGAGATTGTTGCTAGCCACCCTGCAGTAGCCGAATGTTGCGTTATCGGTGTAAATGATCCGCTGAAAGGTCAACAGCCTATCGGGCTGGTGCTTCTCAAGAATGGTATTGAGTTAGACGAGAAAGAACTGGAAACCGAATTGGTTGCCATGGTTCGTAAAGATATCGGAGCTGTTGCGTGTTTCAGAAAAGCAATGGTTGTACAGCGTCTTCCAAAAACCCGTTCAGGAAAAATTCTGCGTAAGTTGCTGCGTCAGATCGCTGATGGTTCTGGATACTCAGTTCCTTCAACAATTGATGACCCAGCTAGCTTACCGGAAATCGAGGAAATTTTGACTAATCACGGCTTAGTGTCTAGTCAATAG
- a CDS encoding methyl-accepting chemotaxis protein, with translation MFSTIRFKAYLFVSFFAATLLLQGIMQHLQAERVHEQSVYLANTQSAIMTHLHEMQLAVIQVQQRLTDISATRGMDGLNDGFEKAAKSVELFQTSVKTLQQIDTKFGFNYLTLLPLMDDYYVVGQKMAHAYVDDGAHAGNEIKGEFDITASALFGKVAELSKQLNNKADEQFAIELESTESAQNVNVIFFCIFAILLLIMLFGMHRFVLKPVHNIVEMAQNLVNGEGDLTQRLPIKGKDELAQLAQAFNEFIEHTDNLVSQVTKSVIRLVPMAKELSQTNNSIEQAATEQRERSLQVGNSMEETTESAKEVTLRIQQISNSVKESVGTLNDGQHVAQQTMQGMDQLSLEITLISEAIVKLRTDSEKIESIIDVINAISEQTNLLALNAAIEAARAGDAGRGFAVVADEVRTLATRTKDATVEVQKMILSIQSGAQQASETMQKGMSSAQYSVTQVNKSADVLKGLTLVMNEIDSQSNEIQQETEKQNHHFDSVTDSIHLMESEFNNTLEHLSSSLEFGNDLNKLSDKLRNLIEKIKVTDTDYSAASRAKRRTS, from the coding sequence ATGTTTTCAACAATACGATTTAAAGCCTATTTATTCGTAAGTTTTTTTGCTGCAACGCTGTTGCTTCAAGGCATTATGCAGCACTTGCAAGCCGAAAGAGTACATGAGCAGAGTGTTTACCTTGCCAATACCCAGAGCGCAATTATGACTCATCTGCATGAAATGCAGCTTGCAGTCATTCAAGTTCAACAGCGCCTGACGGATATTAGTGCAACGCGAGGGATGGATGGGTTGAATGATGGCTTTGAAAAAGCCGCTAAAAGTGTTGAGCTTTTTCAGACATCAGTAAAAACACTACAGCAAATAGATACTAAGTTCGGTTTTAATTACTTAACTTTATTGCCTCTTATGGATGACTATTATGTCGTTGGCCAAAAAATGGCTCATGCCTACGTTGATGATGGTGCTCACGCTGGTAATGAGATTAAAGGGGAGTTTGATATTACTGCTTCAGCTTTATTTGGTAAGGTTGCTGAGCTATCTAAACAACTTAATAACAAAGCGGACGAGCAGTTTGCCATTGAGTTAGAGTCCACAGAATCAGCACAAAATGTGAATGTTATATTTTTCTGTATATTTGCAATCCTCTTATTGATTATGTTGTTTGGTATGCATCGTTTTGTTCTTAAACCTGTACATAATATTGTTGAAATGGCGCAAAACCTTGTGAACGGTGAGGGGGATTTGACTCAGCGCTTACCCATTAAAGGAAAAGATGAGCTAGCGCAGTTGGCACAAGCATTCAATGAGTTCATTGAACATACTGATAACCTAGTTTCACAGGTTACCAAATCTGTCATTAGGTTGGTGCCTATGGCAAAAGAGCTATCACAAACCAATAATAGTATTGAGCAAGCAGCTACTGAGCAACGTGAACGTAGTCTACAGGTCGGTAATTCAATGGAAGAAACCACAGAATCAGCTAAAGAAGTGACTCTTCGCATTCAACAAATTTCAAACTCAGTTAAAGAAAGTGTTGGGACACTAAATGATGGCCAACACGTAGCACAGCAAACCATGCAAGGTATGGATCAACTATCTCTTGAGATCACCCTCATATCTGAGGCTATCGTTAAGTTACGCACGGATAGTGAAAAGATAGAGTCTATTATTGATGTTATTAATGCTATTTCTGAACAAACTAACCTTCTTGCTTTAAACGCAGCGATTGAGGCGGCTAGAGCAGGTGATGCTGGGAGGGGGTTTGCTGTTGTAGCTGATGAAGTAAGAACACTTGCTACCCGAACGAAAGACGCGACTGTTGAAGTTCAGAAAATGATCCTGTCAATTCAAAGTGGTGCTCAACAGGCTTCAGAAACAATGCAAAAGGGGATGTCATCTGCCCAATATAGCGTGACTCAAGTAAATAAAAGCGCTGATGTGCTCAAGGGATTAACATTGGTCATGAATGAAATAGATAGCCAGTCCAATGAAATACAACAAGAAACTGAGAAACAGAATCATCATTTTGATTCGGTTACAGACAGCATTCATCTCATGGAATCTGAGTTTAACAATACGCTTGAGCATCTAAGTAGCAGCTTAGAGTTTGGAAACGATTTAAATAAGTTAAGCGATAAATTGCGCAACTTGATAGAAAAAATTAAAGTAACAGATACAGACTATAGCGCCGCATCCCGCGCTAAAAGACGAACATCTTGA
- a CDS encoding glutathione S-transferase codes for MPIPPNTITLPILYSFRRCPYAMRARLAIYNSHLDIELREVVLKEKPTSLLAISPKGTVPVLQLPNGRVIEESIDIMYWALQQNDPSHWLPSELKPAIQVLIKQNDDEFKYWLDRYKYADRYLEHPMEFYRSHCENWFAILEQKLISNDGFLLTNRYTLADIALFPFVRQCAHVDRSWFLQTPYLHLQAWLEKMINSNLFTQVMQKQPQWLAE; via the coding sequence ATGCCAATACCACCTAATACAATAACACTTCCTATTTTATATTCTTTTCGACGCTGTCCTTATGCTATGCGGGCTCGTTTAGCCATTTATAATAGCCACTTGGATATAGAGTTACGTGAAGTTGTTTTAAAAGAGAAACCTACATCACTGCTCGCTATTTCTCCTAAAGGAACCGTGCCTGTTTTACAGTTACCTAATGGTCGTGTCATAGAAGAAAGTATCGATATCATGTATTGGGCTTTGCAACAGAACGACCCTAGTCATTGGTTACCAAGTGAGCTAAAGCCTGCAATTCAGGTATTAATAAAGCAAAATGACGATGAGTTTAAATATTGGCTGGATCGCTATAAATATGCAGATCGTTACTTAGAGCATCCGATGGAGTTCTACCGCTCTCACTGTGAAAACTGGTTCGCTATATTAGAACAAAAACTTATATCTAATGATGGTTTTTTACTAACAAATAGATACACATTGGCTGATATCGCGCTCTTCCCATTTGTGCGTCAATGCGCACATGTCGACCGTAGCTGGTTTTTACAGACACCTTACCTACATTTACAGGCTTGGTTAGAGAAAATGATTAACTCAAACTTGTTTACCCAAGTCATGCAAAAGCAGCCACAATGGCTCGCAGAATAG